CCACCATCGAgaaaatctgtctggatgatatgGATAAACTTGTACTTGATCCATTAATGTCCCTTTTCTGTTCCTATTCGATAGCAAGATGtatttgtttgctgtgtttggatccagagTGATTGTTTGTGAACAACTTAAGAACTCAGCTCTGGTCTTTGGCTCTTTCAGTTGAGTGACTGTCAGTGAATTGTTTGTCCATGTCtctctcaggatgtcctgtagtttctccctgagctctgacacagctgctgtcacatcctcaaagtatCTCAGAGGACGAATATTGATGCTGGgtgagtgtgtagactcactgagtgctgacagtgaggggtagttgaggagaaactggttgtgatcctctgtgtctgagagctgcttcagctcagcgtctttcctcttcagctcagtgatcttctgctccagcttctcctgaagctctttgactcgactcacttcagtttcctgctgggatctgatctgctgcttcacatcagatCTTAttttctggatgagacggatcatctcagtgaagatcttctcactgtcctccactgttttatcagcagagacATTGATGGCCTCCacctcctgttgaagcagcttcacatctttctcttggTCCTGGATTCCTCTTCTGGATTGTTTGTCGACTCACCTGGAGCTTCCTTCTGCTTCTCAGtccctttctgctgcagctgggacTGTGTCGTGGCCTTTATGTTTATCCATTAagcagagataacagatacactgctgatcagtacgacagaagatcttcatcacctcatcatgacgagagcagatgttctgctggaggttcttgCATGGATCCACCAGCTTGTGCTTCTTCAATGGTGGAGCATCATAGTGAGGCTGGAGGTGATCCCTGCAGTAGGAAGCAGGGCAGAACAAACAGGACTTGACAGCTTTCCTCTTCCTCCCAGTGCAGACgtcacaggccacatcttcaggtccagctggagcagctttgAGTTCAGTGTTCTTCAGATCGTCCACTAAAGCAGCTAATGTGATGTTTCTTTTGAGGACAGGCTTTCGTCTCAGTGTCTccctgcactgagggcagctgtgggtTCTCCTCTGATCCTCTCCATCCCAGTGTTCTTTAATGCAgttcatacagtagctgtgtccacagggaatagtcaccggatccttcagtagatccaAACAGATGGAACAGGAGAAGTTAGCTTGGTCTAGTTGAACTCTTCTTTGCTCCATTTCAGCTGTCAGTAACAACAACAGCGTTGTGAGTTCCTCTTCCATACAACAGAAAGTGGTTTGAGTTCAGGTTTATATATCAGGTTACTGCTGTGAACGTCACTGGTTCCGCCCATCATTACGCTTGCAAACCAGAGGGGGAGGGAATATGGAAGCCCTGAACACggtctgcttttttttcaaaatattattaCAACTAGGTGGTTTTACAATGGACGCTCAAGTCAGCTTTAAAGACTACATCTTTTGTTCCTAGTTGGATCTAACTAGAGAACAGAAACTGCAAActttctatatatattttgcttATAGTTGAGGTTGAGGTCAAATACAAAAGTTAAAgtcaaatacaaaagaaaaaaacatacataagaaaaatacatctaaaaaaatgtataaaaatgaagTTTTGAAACAATCATAAACAACATTAGGTtaatcattttagttttattcattgacccccccccccaactaaATAATTTTAAGAGCTACcaccaggaggagctgcagcaccTCTTCACCTCTACTTCCCATGGCATTGTACAGAAACAGTCACTGATGGCACTTTGAATcctcttgttactgaaaaagtATGTTATGAATAAACTTGCTTAATTGCCTGGATGATCAGAGTAATAATTTCAAATTATTCCTCACCGAAGTGAACTTTATAAATGTATGAGACGTAAATCTCGTCAATGTGGCAGGACCCTTCTCTAAACCATCTTGCCGCTCAGTAATGGCTGCTAGTTTGATTTCTGAACAACGCTCTGCTGCAGGGAACATATATGGTTCCATCATCATCAGCTATAACAGCCGAAGGGAGGAAGCATGCTTTACTGGTGTCCATCTTAATAATTTATGAGTTCCTCTGGGTCACTTAAATTAAAGGTAAATAAGGCAGTTTTCCCTCCCACTccgtttttaaataaaacaccagTTATGTCTGCAAAAGTAGAACAAAACGAATAACCTCTGGAGCAAGCTTCCCACTTGTACGGGCAGGTATGTTAGAAGGACCCGAGGCAACCAGAGAGCTGAATCAGTTGATTGTAGTCTGACTCacctctctgctgcttcttcacctgTTTTCTGCCACTGAACATGTTACTTAAGTAAAAAGTCAAGAAACCTGGTGTCATGAAGGGGTGTGTGGGCTGATAGTGATTTATAGCTTTCATAAATCTACAAACCGAAACTTTTTCATGTATCATTACTCTGTAAGAACTGcctggggaggggagggagggacaAAGATTAATTTTTCCTACAAATGTACAAACCCAAAATTATGCACACCCctttgattaaaatgtattttcattacACAAAGGTGTTTGGAAAAGGAGAGAGGCATcacccaaaagatgttaaaccAATGTAGAAAGAGTattgctatagaaataaatatatgtatttactgtatttattgtttctttttaggtTTTACTACACCCTCAATACACCCTCTCCAATTGtaatggagattttttttctagcatTACAGCATCAGACCCTACATATTACCCTACATATACTGTCAAGTTgtatgtttccactggtattgttttattcttcaaagggggagggggggggggggggttacaaaAAACATGTTAGAACCACCCAACTAGATTAAGACTGGATGTAAACCCGAAGGAACCTTAAGATCCACTGGTCTGTAACAGTCTCAGCGGATATGGAAAACTATGATTTTGTAAAACTGATAACTGCTCATCATTTACTTGGAAGAGCAAGAACAATCCCAGGTTTCTTACTTTGGTCACCAGAGGAATCGCAGGTACTGTCCTCAGGAGGCACTCTCACTTGGTGGTACATAGCCTCTATTTTTCTGACATCAAGGCGATCTGATTGTGTATGAATCATGTCAAAAGactgttgtgctattacacactgtcttaagttatttaatatttaataaataactcttggtctgttaggtatcGTCTGGTGAATATCATACCAAACAGCTGATACAGTAGTCGAAAAGAATGATTCCaccactggcattcttttaatagcaaactctgcacacatatagaataaacgagtgacaacttctcttcaagttcaagaatttattaacagaaataaaatagcatgcagagaacatcactatagaatgctgtttatctgaattaacactacatttcaatcaacaaatcctctctactaggcaagtgaaacttaactaatttagaacaacatttggtatgtgtttgaacccattcacaatgcaaatcctgagttaaacaaa
The DNA window shown above is from Fundulus heteroclitus isolate FHET01 chromosome 14, MU-UCD_Fhet_4.1, whole genome shotgun sequence and carries:
- the LOC118565771 gene encoding LOW QUALITY PROTEIN: tripartite motif-containing protein 16-like (The sequence of the model RefSeq protein was modified relative to this genomic sequence to represent the inferred CDS: substituted 2 bases at 2 genomic stop codons), with the translated sequence MEQRRVQLDQANFSCSICLDLLKDPVTIPCGHSYCMNCIKEHWDGEDQRRTHSCPQCRETLRRKPVLKRNITLAALVDDLKNTELKAAPAGPEDVACDVCTGRKRKAVKSCLFCPASYCRDHLQPHYDAPPLKKHKLVDPCKNLQQNICSRHDEVMKIFCRTDQQCICYLCLMDKHKGHDTVPAAAERDXEAEGSSRXVDKQSRRGIQDQEKDVKLLQQEVEAINVSADKTVEDSEKIFTEMIRLIQKIRSDVKQQIRSQQETEVSRVKELQEKLEQKITELKRKDAELKQLSDTEDHNQFLLNYPSLSALSESTHSPSINIRPLRYFEDVTAAVSELREKLQDILRETWTNNSLTVTQLKEPKTRAEFLSCSQTITLDPNTANKYILLSNRNRKGTLMDQVQVYPYHPDRFSRWWQVMSRKSLTGRCYWEVEWRGEEVYLAVAYKDISRAGTSGDCVFGFNSISWALLCEEDSYTFLHNGIKTPVSGPVSSRVGVYLDHSAGILSFYSISDTMTLLHRVQTIFTQPLHAGLWLSDDGDSAQFIKLRRN